Proteins from a single region of Ischnura elegans chromosome 2, ioIscEleg1.1, whole genome shotgun sequence:
- the LOC124153182 gene encoding uncharacterized protein LOC124153182, translating into MPACSQCSQVLKRTQKTVTCRTCEKVFHPACASLNAADLQLLEDTSRAWNCATCIAKCRSTRGDDTPIKALDPGSLYDKSQCEVSNPILKELLDRVKVIQENQSEFVNSIKNDISELKKVISTWESLINEHSKTISLISESLSNISGKFDGMVAENEILLKRVANLETQLNTWEQDSLRNVVEIHGIPFKSDEVLETLVCQVGLGLGVKLDTSDVDYAYRLKARSNLPNNRPPSIRVRFMRSNLAREILEARKAKRSFSTRDVGFSDSPNYPIYVNESLSALNRKVYAKARELKKNGKLKYLWIRGGKIFARECDGSERILLRTEGDLHALQ; encoded by the coding sequence ATGCCTGCCTGTTCGCAATGCAGCCAAGTTCTTAAGCGCACGCAGAAAACTGTAACCTGCCGCACTTGTGAAAAAGTGTTCCACCCTGCTTGCGCCTCGCTCAACGCCGCGGATTTGCAGCTGCTGGAGGACACTAGTCGTGCCTGGAACTGCGCCACCTGCATAGCGAAGTGTCGCTCCACCCGCGGTGATGACACCCCGATCAAAGCCCTGGACCCTGGATCTCTCTATGACAAGAGTCAATGTGAGGTTTCCAATCCCATATTGAAGGAGTTATTGGATCGTGTCAAGGTAATCCAAGAAAACCAAAGTGAGTTTGTGAATTCTATAAAAAACGACATAAGTGAACTAAAGAAAGTCATATCAACCTGGGAAAGCTTAATCAACGAACATAGCAAAACTATTTCTCTAATTAGCGAGTCACTATCAAATATAAGTGGTAAATTCGACGGTATGgtggctgaaaatgaaattttgttgaagcgAGTCGCTAACCTTGAAACTCAGTTGAACACATGGGAGCAGGACTCTCTACGGAATGTCGTAGAAATTCACGGGATCCCATTTAAGTCTGATGAGGTATTGGAGACCCTTGTCTGTCAAGTTGGGCTGGGCCTTGGGGTCAAGTTAGATACCAGTGATGTCGATTATGCATATAGACTGAAGGCCCGTTCAAACTTACCTAACAACAGACCCCCTTCCATCCGGGTTCGGTTCATGAGATCGAATTTAGCACGAGAAATACTGGAAGCTCGAAAAGCAAAAAGGAGTTTCTCAACAAGAGATGTTGGATTCAGTGATTCCCCTAACTACCCCATCTATGTCAATGAATCACTCAGTGCTTTGAATCGTAAAGTGTATGCTAAGGCGAGAGAGCTTAAAAAGAACGGTAAACTTAAATACTTATGGATaagaggggggaaaatatttgcaagggaATGTGATGGGAGTGAGCGAATTCTTTTACGCACCGAAGGCGATCTCCATGCCCTTCAATGA